tagacttcaacgaatgtaatgcattttagattttagtactaataagatttacaatatgtcataccgaaatgcacattacgtgtattgagggccactcaacattttatgaaaataaaattcgccaacacgaggtatgcagtgaatacacgtttactcaataggtacagcaggtcattgacaaacagttaaaAGCCTAGAGCTAGAAATTACCTTTTGTTATGTACCTTAattttttaagatgtatcaaaatctatgaaactcgctgcatattttacatattgtatatctttaaatgttacaatgtcattcaggtacatgtacatattatccaatagttcgattactataagctagggtcatcatgaaaccttttgctgaggtttcagtcgaaatgtattatctatttattttgaacgaacataagacgaacggacggacaggcggacgaataggaaaccaatagccataagactttcaattagaagagtcttactgccactgacttgttacgtcataaacagaatatgcttgGACAGTTTCATGTGacgtcttctttgcattcatattattgaaattattattcatatcgttattgttattatgattattattattaacattattctcataattgattcaattctgttttacacctattttcgatatttcttgattatttcattttccatatcaatgcatttttataatttattcttttacatgcaggcagttaagtaatgcatgcaacggacctagataaatcggatctaataaaattaaccaggtacagcagttacctttcaacacaaggtgccccaatagctgccgatcccgaccatgccacgccgctcctatagctaaactgtttaaagacattaggagaatagccggttgacgacattagttttctgcagtCCCTTATACCAGAGATTGGCCGAgttaatgctggtgttacagttgcTGACGTAATGGATAATCCGCATCAAATCGTATAGGCTAGAACTGCGTCAATTTTCCCATGTGCAGTCTCTACGAACACTTTaaccatctgactgaaatactgttgaaaacggcatggaaccaattaattgtatgtcgctcctttctcatcggatctgttaagctgtaactagactatgcagcatgttttttatcatttaaagcaAGATATTTAacgtataattttgacaattggtaagaaacaaccaaatgtatatttctatttgatttaatgatttaaaagtttgtgattttttttttaattatattaggctacaaagcaaaattctttgattaatcctagcgatactaaatcatgttacaaaatatttccgcaacaatgtacgttagaaatgcataaacctcaatacacctcgggtgaaaccagtacatgcatattgtacatatgattaaagtccataaataataatgaccgagaataacgtacaggaactaacgtactgcatttttgcgtatgtacatgcaaacaaaaagaacgctcgaccacacccatgttttacctgtgagtgtttgtcagctcactgtgtctgttaattttatttatttattttttttttatttatttttttttataactaaaattcacttcagactgattcagtcagtgattgaataaaaccaaatagCCAATAACTTGCTGATTGTACGATgaacacgtgtctccattactttccagaggacatattcaaatgccgtataaacagaaagttcagcaatcaaagttataagcgcagacatctaaagaaaatatataatgtatactcatctcaattgtgaattctcaaaacagtagcgctgcagttttccgtcgtaatcttctttaaatttttgtaaacgatctgtcctctacggatttccgataaagaatgtacttgtcactgcactaaatttgcccatgaaaatcccgtgggattaaaacttgtcagactagtatttgaactgatacgactataaatacaaatacaggtgcggattagcagtgatgcgttatgttagacaagacgatacccaccaaaattaaaacaatttatttcataagagaacataaatttacttaatattCTTCTTTTGTGTTCTTTACGAGAATGTGTGCGACATTTTGGGGgtgaatttttttaacatttaaacgaaatatatttttaatttaatgaaatatcaatGTTATTTCAACACATTATGCTTAAAGCATGGTCTTTCAAAATATTGattgcattagttttaaatatgtttgCAAAAGATGTTGCTTTAGAAGATATGTGCTCTGTATTcatattattatagaaatttttaTTGTCCTTTAATGCAGGAAGATGCTTTTTAGATATATTATTACTCAATCATATTGTTCTCCGCTTGAAGTAAGTGGTTTCGTCGTCATGGTGACATAGTATGACTAACTCTTCGTCTATTAATCTGTAAGACTGATTAATGACGacatgtgcatatataaaaagtagcTTTCGACAATTTATCTTTAAAACGATTAAGTTGTCTAAAAACACTTAATATGTATTTTAAGACTCGTAGTCGTACATGAACAACTTTTAGCATATATATAGTACTGAACAgtgtaaaaagaaaaattattatcttttcataaaaaaaaaatttagttataaaaaaacaacaccagACACTACTGATATTTTTGATCGCTTATTGTTATTCTGACATATAGAAAAAatctagaaaaatattcattacCAAAAAGGTTGCATTATAGTTAAGATTCTACTCAGTGTCAATTCTTGAGTGGTGCTGTGCTGTCTGtgtttgatttgataaaagattctatttttttttataaactgtgGTATGGAAAATGATTCGTTTGAGATTAATACAGAAAACCTGTAAACATATTTTGTCTACCTTTCTGgtttataaacaaaaagaaacaaaataattcatCTTAATTGAATGCATCATCCTGTAATTTAAATAATGACAAAAGATGCGGTTTCTACTTAATTGTAGCTTAAGTGATAAcatatttgttttccttttgtaaaatgtttcttcCTTAAAAATTTGCCTGCCATTCCAATTAAGCCAACTAATAGTGGCGGTCATTAAGTTGGCTAGGCTCTGGTTTACCAGGCGTAGTTGCTGGTGCATAGTACTATGTCAGAAAGCGGGAGTGAAGGAGCATCACCATAGTACAAGGATAGTACAATATACAGAAGACGCTTCTATTACAGAAGCTTTTCTGGTGaaccaggtgtaaagcacccataaaCGGGACACCTATccaaatgtttaataatttaataattttagttAGAGTATCAGGCGTCCGACTCACGACTCTTGGATTCGTAGTCAGACAGTTTTACCACTGGCCCTCTGTGTCCTCTCTTGAAAATGCTATTATCATTGCTTCACATATTTATACCATGTATCAACTGCTAACTCCTTAAGGGGTAAGTGACGTACAGTTTGTGCCCAGTAAACCAGAGGTGTGTCATTCCAGCTGTCTATGTACAGTTTGTGCCCAGTAAACCAGAGGTGTGTCATTCCAGCTGTCTTTGTCCAGTTTGTGCCCAGTAAACCAGAGGTGTATCATTCTAGCTGTCTATGTCCAGTTTGTGCCCAGTAAACCAGAGGTGTGTCATTCTAGCTGTCTATGTCCAGTTTGTGCCCAGTAAACCAGAGGTGTATCATTCTAGCTGTCTATGTACAGTTTGTGCGCAGTAAACCAGAAATGTGTCATTCCAGCTGTCTATGTCCAGTTTGTGCCCAGTAAACCAGAGGTGTGTCATTCCAGCTGTCTATGTCGATAAATTCCAAGCCTTTGCTTGAACAAGGGATGACTCCTTCACAGTAAATCTAAGCGGACCGAATGTCCATAATGTTTACCACAGAATTGACCTGGCCTAGCATATATCTTACTGCTTCTTTGAAGGCTGCTTAGTTTTATACAAATTGTGGAATACATGAATTGTGAGATACATGTTCACGCCagtattccaaatattttataaaaaaagtcatTTGCAAGCTAATGCTCTAATATTAcacaaaatgttttcatttgtcaAGTTAAAAAGAACTGTTACGTGATCGATGAGaaagaaaaacccttttttctGAATATCTTAAAGTGATCAATTTTGTTTAACATTGTGAATCATTAATTTGAATTGTTTGATCTCTGCTTACGCTTTCATACACGGTTTTGGAGGGTTTGGGATaacatcagtttttttttgtgcttttcGAGCAGATATCCACAAAGAAACTATGGATTCTGTAGGAGCTTTGCTTTGTATCTGCGTATTAATCGGCACCGCTTCCGGGCAAGGTAAGTGTACAAAGAATCatgtacataaattttaaaacttgaaTTAATCTAAAGTAATGGATTACTTACCCCATCAAGTTATTTTCTATTAGAAACGACAGAAAATGAAATTCTCTTTTGACAAGATCATATCTATTGTTTTCTTGCGCCTGACCATGGAAATAGAACAATCAggatatttataaaacatgtttgtatgaaaatatcagaattacaATACGCTAACTTTTTAAGCAGTTGTGAAATTTTAGGTTATTAAATTTGCATCGAGAAATCTGCACTAGTGATGAAGCGGAAATATTGCGGCATTTCTCGATCCAAATCTAATAACCTTTTTACTACGTACACATACTACACttttaattatgatataattGATATATGTATTTACGGAAGAGcatagtgccaggtgtatgttatttattttttaactcgaaatttcgagtgactaagtcgaaatttcgagttactaactacaatagtttacgttgatgtataggccCTGATGTATCCgtcgggtagccctacagggtcatatgattaaTATGGCCgagcagcgtttgctcataaaaaatattactatttaaaccatgtttaagtcaggaaggttttcgacctagtttgagcccagaTGGGCAAGGAAATATTAacataccctacatgaacgtgAACGTGGATAGTTCTAGATTTTgtggagaggtcatagaaggtgactgggaagtattcaaacttggaatatttcactattttgaccatattcaaacttagaatatttcactattttgaccatatttggaagacctagttcgagcccctaccacctgaacatactatacatgtaaatgaaggtatatatcctggatacagtttgaaatctggagtagctctaaaGGCTgtggggtaggtcatacattgataaaagggcaagatacgaagtcgaaatttcgtgttattaactCGAAAGTTCGAGTtatttaactcgaaatttcgatttaGTATCTCGAATTTCGAGTTAGATATGCCGAAATTTCGAAttagtaacccgaaatttcgagtaacgCACCTgtcactaatgctcttccgtatatATTGGTTCTTTAGCCTGAGTAAAATTAAAAACTTCGACTCAATTGAAGAATTTGAACgaaggaaaaaaacaacagataataGATTCTACTTTCAGGTGATTCGATGGGAAGCTATGGTCCCTCGAGTATGCCAAGAGGAGGTCCACACATGGGTATGTCAAGAGGATTCCTGTCGACGGGCTATCCTTCCTATGGGTCTGGCTTTGACACTGGAGGAATGGGTTTCAGAGGTGGGCCACCAGGATATAGGTCCGGTTTCAGTCGAGGGATGGGCGGTTCAATTGACAGCTTTACCGGATACAGACCGTATCATAGCGGTGGATTCGGTGCCAGCGGAGTCTCTGGAGGAATGGGTGGTCCTAGATATGGTATGGTAGGCCCGAGTTATGGACCAAGCGGTCCCGGGTATTCGTCAATGGGTTCCGGATATGGGTCAATCGGTCCCGGCTACGGGTCAATGGGTCCTGGATATGGACCGATGGGTCCCGGATATGGTTCAATGGGTCCCGGATATGGATCAATGGGTCACGGGTACGGACCGATGGGTTACGGGTATGGACCAATGGGTCCAGCTCCAATGAGGCCACCTAGTCCTGGTCCTTATTATGGAAGTGGTGCAGCATACTCGGGTATGCCGTCAGGTGCCGGATATTCGGGAATGATGCCAGGATATAGTAGAACTGGAGGCATGTCTAGCGGATCAGAGGGATTTAGGTAATTGTCTTCTATCAGTCTAAAGGTCTTGATTCAAACTCGGTGTAAGAAAATTAACAAAGTCTAAATAACAAACTGTATTCATATAAGGTGTAATATGCTGCATACACAGAATTATTTACTTACAGGATGAGATCAGGTTACATGGGCAGTGGTGACTTCTCTTCAGGCGGGTCTAGAGGAATGGGCGGCGGTGAATTCTCACGTAGTTCTAGTGGAATGGGTGGTACAGAATATCCAAGCGGTTCCCGTGGAATGAGTGGTGAGGGCGGAGGGATACGGTCGATGGGTGGGGGTTCTGATCGCATAATGGGCGAAAGAATGAGTCCGATGGGTGATGGTCGGGGAAGTGAAGGTGGAGGAACTGGTTCGATAAGTGGTAGGTCTGACCGCATGATGGGCGGAAGAATGGACAGCAGAATAAGTGCAATGGGTGGTAGTATGGGTGATGTGGGCGGAGGAATGCGGTCGATGGGTAGAGGTTCTGATCGCATGATGGGCGGAGGAATGGATAGCAGAATGAGTGCAATGGATGGTAGTATGGGTGATGTGGACGGAGGAATGCGGCCGATGGGTAGTGGTTTAGATCGCATGATGGGCGGAAGAATGGATAGCAGAATGAGTGCAATGGATGGTAGTATGGGTGATGTGGGCGGAGGAATGCGGCCGATGGGTAGTGGTTCTGATCGCATGATGGGCGGAAGAATGGATAGCAGAATGAGTGCAATGGATGGTAGTATGGGTGATGTGGGCGGAGGAATGCGGCCGATGGGTAGTGGTTCTGATCGCATGATGGGCGGAGGAATGGATAGCAGAATGAGTGCAATGGATGGTAGTATGGGTGATGTGGGCGGAGGAATGCGGCCGATGAGTAGTGGTTCAGATCGCATGATGGACGGAAGAATGCATAGCAGAATGAGTGCAATGGGTGGTAGTATGGGTGATGTGGGCGGAGGAATGCGGCCGATGGGTAGTGGTTCTGACCGCATGATGGGCGGAAGAATGGATAGCAGAATGAGTGCAATGGGTGGTAGTATGGGTGATGTGGGCGGAGGAATGCGGCCGATGGGTGGTGGTTCTGATCGCATGATGGGCGGAGGAATGGATAGCAGAATGAGTGCAATGGATGGTAGTATGGCGGATTTGGGCGGAGGATTGCGGCCGATGGGAAGTGGTTTAGATCGCATGATGGGCGGAAAAATGGATAGCAGAATGAGTGCAATGGGTGGTAGTCCGGGAGGAATCGGTTCGGCCAATGGTGGAATTAGTTCAACTGTTGATTCGAGTGGTATAGTTAGAGGAATTGAAAAAGCTGGTGATGGACGACGTGGCTTTATAGAAAGAGAAATGCACCATGTTGATGTTAGCCCAATTACGGGCGCTGGTGGCGATGCCGGTATGGGACTTATGGTTAGAGGATTAGGCGCTGATCGAACATAAATTAATGCTATCCAAGGGCGTGATACGAGCTCCATGTCTGGTGTATCAAGCTCATTTATGGTCATGCCAGGTGGGGATTCTTCTGCTATACGCACGATCTAGTGATCCAAATAAACACTTTAGCGACTCTTctctattttaatatatataattggGAATGTACTATTCGCTGAACTGAAGGAAAGTGGTGAATTTTGCATATAGTGCTTAACTTTAGATTACCCTATGATATCATATTTACTTCGCATGTACAAGGTTAAAGGCAAACTATATATGCCACTATGTTTATAAAAACTTGACTGTACAGACGTGATAAATAAGGATGTGTTAACGGAGTGTTACATTTActtcatatttgttttttttctttttcaaatcaaGGACTTATGATTAATGTCTGCTCTACATTAAATATTTGTGTGTACGTTGTGTTTACATTCCTGTCGTTTGGCCTATTTTGAGCATATATTCTTTTATGACTTCCATTTTGTACGAAAATCAAGGTATTTTTGGTACATAATGACGGTCGaaagattcaagattcaagaaATTTTATTAAGGCAAAAACATACGATATGTTAATTTCCGATCATGGAATAAACATTGTAATACGACGGCACAAAACAGGgtttaaaaagttaaatgaaaCTATGTATGATAATAAAGAACTGCTTAAGTCTTATCACAACTTCCCTTTAGCACGTTCTACATTTCGGAGAATATCTCGAGGTAAACAAAGTGAGTAAGGATTACTGGATTCTTGCTTTATGAGCGTTAGAAAAGCAAATCTATTAGGAAATAATGAATCACTGTGCAGAATGAATGCCTTTAATggaatatttgttttacttttttctgcATTGTCAGAGAAAGTATGGATATAATGTAATGTTAATTGTAAGTGAATGTTTTCCTTCGTTTTAAGTTCATAGTAAAGTGGCCAGAAGACGGATGTGTGCCATTAGACAGTTGTTTACTGTAATAACTTTATGtaaatttaataagaaaaatattttttcaattaaaagtgcttgtttatctgaaaaaaattgtttgtataTCTCGCAGTGAGTAAAAATGATTTGGTATTGCCATACCTAAAATCACTGAGGCGAGAGAAAAatgtaaaacacgttttgattgGCTGCACACTAAATCTCATAAAATCACGTTTTTGGCGGTAACTTATAATAAACATGTCCTTTGACAGATTTTCTTCAACAGAGAAACATGTAGTTTTTCAACTACAACATTCTTCTGAACTTTTACAGCTAATTACATCTCAGGTAAATTGTCCTGTCCCTTGTTCATGAATTGGTTGAAGACGTACGCTAGAATTCATTGTTTATGATCatagatgggcgaaatttttccatataacagaatttcttcatactttggatattgaagggcAATCATCTAAggaacaaaaatatgcaataaaaatcataggtcaccggtattgaaaacgagttgtctgcccttgaaaacgcattttagaccaattttcatgaattatcactGCAGCTGTTTTCCCAGTTTGTCAATTGTTTTTATaggaaaatattaatttcttctaAGTAAATTTACATTTGCAACTTTCTTTGCTAATTaactgcttttattttgttttatgttgttataGCTTATGCTTGTCTTTGTTTGCTTGCAAGACACCCTGCACTTCTGCATTCTGCATAATCTATATTCCTACAATTGAATTAAATAACTAAGAACCCAGCATATTATTTCCTATTTTGAGACAACCCCCAAAATTTATGCTCTGGTGGAAGCATCTCTGTCACATATATTTATGGACTGTGTGcgtttaaaaaatcaaaagaagatTCGTTGGGCGCAATTACAACGTAACAagcataataatagcagactcggtttaattcacttcacgagaggtaatgaaatgtgcaacaccttcaCGCCCCATAGCAATAGATTAAGATGAATTCTGTTCTATAGATACACATGACCgaactccatggtcccaaaggatcagaaaatataactgCACTGGGACCAAGTATAGGGAGTCACACTGAAAAGACCCTCGTACAATGGTTTGTACCTGGAGGATGAGATACATTATCGTTAATCATGCCGATAATTAGACGATATATCAATACTTTTATGCCCCAGGGCACCTTTCTTAAAATACTGTGTTGA
This Mercenaria mercenaria strain notata chromosome 17, MADL_Memer_1, whole genome shotgun sequence DNA region includes the following protein-coding sequences:
- the LOC123536926 gene encoding uncharacterized PE-PGRS family protein PE_PGRS54-like — translated: MDSVGALLCICVLIGTASGQGDSMGSYGPSSMPRGGPHMGMSRGFLSTGYPSYGSGFDTGGMGFRGGPPGYRSGFSRGMGGSIDSFTGYRPYHSGGFGASGVSGGMGGPRYGMVGPSYGPSGPGYSSMGSGYGSIGPGYGSMGPGYGPMGPGYGSMGPGYGSMGHGYGPMGYGYGPMGPAPMRPPSPGPYYGSGAAYSGMPSGAGYSGMMPGYSRTGGMSSGSEGFRMRSGYMGSGDFSSGGSRGMGGGEFSRSSSGMGGTEYPSGSRGMSGEGGGIRSMGGGSDRIMGERMSPMGDGRGSEGGGTGSISGRSDRMMGGRMDSRISAMGGSMGDVGGGMRSMGRGSDRMMGGGMDSRMSAMDGSMGDVDGGMRPMGSGLDRMMGGRMDSRMSAMDGSMGDVGGGMRPMGSGSDRMMGGRMDSRMSAMDGSMGDVGGGMRPMGSGSDRMMGGGMDSRMSAMDGSMGDVGGGMRPMSSGSDRMMDGRMHSRMSAMGGSMGDVGGGMRPMGSGSDRMMGGRMDSRMSAMGGSMGDVGGGMRPMGGGSDRMMGGGMDSRMSAMDGSMADLGGGLRPMGSGLDRMMGGKMDSRMSAMGGSPGGIGSANGGISSTVDSSGIVRGIEKAGDGRRGFIEREMHHVDVSPITGAGGDAGMGLMVRGLGADRT